A window of Plasmodium malariae genome assembly, chromosome: 12 genomic DNA:
taaatatttataatacctTCCTTAATTCATCATGAAGCACATAGTACTGTTAAGTTTCTTTattataagttttttttgtttaagcAATGTTAAATGTACGAAAGATCTACTAACGCCTCAGGGAGAAGCAGTTAGTCCTTTAACCCCTCTGAACAAGTTTGATAAGTACTTTTTACGCATGTATAATAAATCGAAAAGATTACAGCAAAATGAATCgacttttataaatgtaagcATAGAAAAACACACCTTATATTAATGTTTAAGTATTCTTAATATGTTACTTTGAACATTTCTACACaacttataaaatttattatttataaccattttttataccaccttatttttttaatgttttttgcTTACACATAAACATTTATGAGTTTTCTCAgttattctttataattaaaagacTGGTGTAGATATGTAGAATCGCTGTAACTAAAAATGTACTTatttacatgtgtatataaataaatatatgtatatatatatatttgcttcTATTCAGGGTATTAACATGAAAAGTACAGTATTTGTTTTGTACTTCTTTGCAAAAtggtaatataaaatagtgtgtgtgtgtgtgtgtgtgtctTACATTTTCTATGTTATTTTGTCATGTTACATTTTATACTGTTACACATTGCACGAGAGtgtatagaaaatataagaCATTTATTTCACCGTTGGCACTCTGCTCATTTTTGTGTAGTTAGCTACATATGtgacatatttattatttccttttttatttattttttttttttaaccccGTAGGTGTCACGCTTGTAAAATGCAAGGAGGTGAAATggtattattacaaaaaagaagaaaagaaaaattacaaaaaagtcTATTCAGTTGATATaaagagaagaaaattacatacatacgtacatatatttatatatatatgtgtgcttGGGTAAAAGCCCATATCTGTGCAAACGTATATgctttcatatatatataagtgtacGCGTCAATATGTGTTTCCCTGTAAGCAAAAGTCGAAAACgaaacatgtacatatttttttttttcgtaacaGGAAAAACTTGAAAAGTATTACGGTAAACGCATATATGTGGTGAAGATTGACATTGATCAGAATGATTCGATGGCaagaaaattttcaataaaatcCTTACCAACAATAGttgtaatgaaaaataaaagtgtaTTAGCAAGGAAAGAACATTACGTTACTAGTAATGACTTAATTACTTTAATTAGAAAGCATTTGTAAAGATCCTTCTTCTTCACtaaactttattttattttatttatttttttatctcttttttctCATATTAATCATTGTTATCTGCCTGTAGCTTCATAACTTTAAACAGAATCTTGCtctttttctcattttcttttttttcgcGCTTTACTTTGCTGATTATGTTATTTCTATCTTCTTCGCTCAATTCGTTGTGACAAATGCAACAGGTCTATATAGTCAAAGAAAGGAATTAATTTATACACacttacatttatacatatatatatacacatgcacattctaatatttgtgtatgtactctgtatatatatattatttgtgcCCATGCAGAATCATATGTAtagctttttaaaaaatgtacacgtcgtgccttttttttttctttcactaaaattaattactattttttttttttttttttttttaaattattttttaaatatattcattgaTTTAagcttttttaaatgattatatgaatttatgttttcatttttcttttcattcaaccctttttaaaaattattagtgctaaacataaaattaaatatacattaaagTTGCACGCgaacatgaatatatatatatatatatatatacatatgtgggGGTATAAACATATGTGCGCCCGGAAAAGAcccatattttttgtttttctgcTTTCAGTACCTTTCTACATTCCCTTCTTATTACAGTTTCGTATACACACATTAAGTGAAAAACAtgatcttaaaaaaaaaaaaaataataataataaaaataaacgaaaCAATCAAAACATGCAAAACAAgtaaaatcaaaataattataaccaAGTGTTTAAGtctaagaataaaattaattaccACAACTTAGCTTATAAAAGGTAGGTGGGAAATTTCCATGTAATGATTCTGTATTTGGCATTAAGCACTGGGGAAAGGATGTAAAATTGTTCATAtggttatatataaaaagggaACTTAAATATCTAGGTACAATCATCTTATACCCACTACAAGCAAACATATTTcaatgtacatatacgttAATTACGGgtatgtgcatgtatgtacatgcatacgtGTACattcctatatatatatgtgcatcaATATATATTGCTGTTATAATAAACATTAGTAGGTGACTTACCAACTGACACTCTTCAGTACTTGACGCGCATATATTTGGTGATGTCTTTGAACTTTTATGTTCTTTTTGACTATTCgatttatatgtacactcAAAATTGGTTTCTCTGTTTCGAAAATTTTCTAACGCTTTTTTCCGCTTTGTGAATAAGCAGAAAAACGAAGATGTTTTCATACTCACAAATGCATTGCACTGATGAGGTATATACATGCCCACCCGCTTACACACACagacacacatatatatatatatatatatgtgaactCATAGATACATGcacaatatatacaaacatatttaCTCTCAGTtgtgctctttttttttcaattttacgCTTTCAACGAAATTTTTGTCAAATCCAGAATGATTTACTGGTACACTGTTTTTACTACTTGTGTCTTGTTCTACTTCGCTAGGGAGCATATCTTCTTCAATAtctacaaatatatacataaaaaagaaaaaaaaaaaaaaaattaatgcaaGTTGAAAATGTAATATGCTTATCATTGCTCACAAATGATAAGAAACGTTTcaaaataaacgaaaaatTGCTTAGTAAAAAGGAATGacaatttactttttttcacTGAAATGTCTCTTGTTATTATCTTAACAGAcaaggggaaaaaataaggaaaaataaaattaaaaaggaaaatgtatTTAGGTGTGCAGAGGATATGTGAAATTTATGTTAaatgaacttttttttgtattctttttttctttttttttttttcgtacaAAAATACAAtccatatatgtatgtgtatacacTTCAAATAATGTAGCTTTTAAaagtgataaaaatatttaaggcATTGTTTATCACCTTATTTTCTGAATGTTTCTCGTTTAATGATAACTTATAGGAACTCAAGACAGAATCGGAAAAGTTcctttctttatttaattcctcatctattttattcggggttgaaaataaatttagcTCTGAGTTTTTGTTTAACGCCTTAAAACCAGGTACATTAATTAACTtgaagaaaagaaaggaGGGTTTCATTTTACAGAGGCACATTGACCATACACACAAGCACACACGTATATAAACCCAAagaaatatgcatatatatatatgcccaCAGGCATACGCATAAACATGTACATCAATTTGTGTATGACTCTTTTTCTTACGGTTCTCTTCCTCGAAGacgttttctttttatacgCTTTTACCCTATACGAATGTCAAAATTTTGGTGTCACTTTTTTCTGAGTTGTCCCTTAAAAATGGGGGGAGGTATAACTCCCTTTTGTGAAATTTCActtgtcttttttttctttttttattccatcATTTTTTGTTACTCGTATTCACTGTTTTCGAATAAATGGCCTTTCGTTTGATCTGTTGTGCCtagattatttattttattttgcagtacatatatatatgtgggtgtatatatatacacgtgtGACGGTATAGCAGGAAAAAGTAATACAACATGAATGCAgataaatcaaaatatatcACGTTACACACAACTTTCTGTATTACTCGTAATGAACTCTTTAATATTTAGAGTTGTTGTCCCTTGTACTTCTAGAATAGCACATAACATCCTAATAATTTTGTCTTTATATTCAATAATTTCAAATGCttctcttttaaatttttccaACTTTAGGTCCGaataattactatttttcctagacataaaaaaaaaaaaaaaaaaaaaaacagaaaagaaaagatgaataaaaataaatgaaattataacaCACACTGAACATATACTTTCTTAGAATTTAACAGGACACAAATAAACGTACTTCCGAAAATTTTCCCCCTGTTCCATCTTCCTTTacgtaaaagaaaaaacctACTATTCTGTTTTTTCTCTACTGCTCACTTTGATACTTCTTCGCGTCTCTACTGATTTACTTCTACGacttttttgatttattttgaCCTTAAACACATTATAGGTTGTGTACTATGGTTGAACTTATGAAAGGTATTTTTCCTTATGGTagagaacaaaaaaagatttatgtTCTTGCATGtacacacataaatatacgcACAAACGAGTCTACTTTTAACAAAAGTGTACCCATTTGAACGAATTAATACATGTCCTTGTAATTTGATATGAAGTATCAACAACAGCTTgtctattatttttgaatattaacAAGGAAACAAAAGcaagtaaaataattgaattaACAAAAAGTGTAATTTCTTGCACACACTTAAAAGTTCATAACATGCAATACACATCACTCATGACATGGAATGTACAACTTGTCACATGCAACATACTTTTCATAAAACTTTGTACATAGAATGTTCCTGAGACTAACTAAAACGAAGCATTTTACTCTTGAGAAGTCCCATGTTAtgttacttaaaaaaaaaaaaaaaaaaatattcacaGTGGAATACCGCAACTGCTTCAGCCCATGTGCTAATAACGTGTTTatgcttatgtatatatatatatatatataagagtAACAAcctaataaaattttactcTTCATTTcacttaaaaaaagaaaaacatgtATAGGAATTGGTACAGGTGTATGTACAAGAGAAATAGTAACCACTGCCCATCCGTTAGTAACAACTATCtaattattgttaattagttaaaattaat
This region includes:
- the TRX2 gene encoding thioredoxin 2, putative, translating into MKHIVLLSFFIISFFCLSNVKCTKDLLTPQGEAVSPLTPLNKFDKYFLRMYNKSKRLQQNESTFINGINMKSTVFVLYFFAKWCHACKMQGGEMEKLEKYYGKRIYVVKIDIDQNDSMARKFSIKSLPTIVVMKNKSVLARKEHYVTSNDLITLIRKHL
- the PmUG01_12019900 gene encoding conserved Plasmodium protein, unknown function translates to MEQGENFRKKNSNYSDLKLEKFKREAFEIIEYKDKIIRMLCAILEVQGTTTLNIKEFITSTTDQTKGHLFENSEYEDNSEKSDTKILTFLINVPGFKALNKNSELNLFSTPNKIDEELNKERNFSDSVLSSYKLSLNEKHSENKIITRDISVKKNIEEDMLPSEVEQDTSSKNSVPRKKALENFRNRETNFECTYKSNSQKEHKSSKTSPNICASSTEECQLCLMPNTESLHGNFPPTFYKLSCDHVFHLMCVYETVIRRECRKTCCICHNELSEEDRNNIISKVKREKKENEKKSKILFKVMKLQADNND